One Anoplopoma fimbria isolate UVic2021 breed Golden Eagle Sablefish chromosome 21, Afim_UVic_2022, whole genome shotgun sequence DNA segment encodes these proteins:
- the pi15a gene encoding peptidase inhibitor 15-A, with protein sequence MKLQLLVVDLILLCLSCGASALATTIPAVSTFMPAANFSNLGAVHRYGSDITSISKTRRKRYISQNDMLAILDYHNKVRGKVFPPASNMEYMVWDDTLAKTAEDWAHACQWEHGPPHLLRFLGQNLSVRTGRYRSILQLVKPWYDEVKDYSFPYPRDCNPRCPLRCYGPMCTHYTQMVWATSSKVGCAVHTCHNMNVWGSVWKRATYLVCNYSPKGNWIGEAPYKVGVPCSACPPSYGGSCSNNMCFPALKTNYLHWFK encoded by the exons ATGAAACTTCAGTTACTTGTCGTAGACTTAATACTGCTTTGCTTATCTTGTGGAGCAAGTGCATTGGCAACGACCATCCCTGCTGTCTCCACCTTCATGCCAGCCGCCAATTTCAGCAATCTCGGCGCAGTGCACCGTTATGGCTCCGATATCACCTCTATTTCTAAAACCAGGAGGAAGCGTTATATCAGTCAGAACGACATGCTTGCCATTCTTGACTACCATAACAAAGTAAGAGGGAAGGTGTTTCCTCCAGCATCCAATATGGAATACATG gtgtgggACGACACCCTGGCTAAGACAGCCGAGGACTGGGCTCATGCCTGCCAGTGGGAGCACGGGCCACCTCACCTCCTCAGGTTCCTGGGTCAAAACCTCTCCGTCAGGACAGGACG CTATCGATCCATTCTCCAGCTGGTGAAGCCATGGTACGATGAGGTCAAAGATTATTCCTTTCCGTACCCCCGTGACTGCAACCCTCGATGTCCTCTCAGATGCTACGGGCCCATGTGTACCCATTATACACAG ATGGTGTGGGCAACATCCAGCAAAGTGGGCTGTGCTGTTCACACGTGCCATAATATGAATGTATGGGGTTCAGTGTGGAAACGGGCAACGTATTTAGTTTGCAACTACTCACCCAA GGGTAACTGGATCGGCGAGGCCCCCTACAAAGTAGGAGTACCCTGCTCCGCCTGCCCCCCCAGCTACGGGGGCTCCTGCAGCAACAACATGTGCTTCCCGGCTCTCAAGACAAACTACCTGCACTggttcaaataa